One window from the genome of Kluyveromyces marxianus DMKU3-1042 DNA, complete genome, chromosome 3 encodes:
- the ADK2 gene encoding adenylate kinase ADK2 yields the protein MSVLRPLRLLILGAPGSGKGTQTSKLLKEFGSIKAISSGDLLRKQIDQHTPLGSKASEYISKGQLLPDSLISGVICDELKTRDWLSPEASWLLDGFPRTVGQASILDKALSEYDAGLNLVVELDVPHEVILERIENRYVHIPSGRVYNLQYNPPKVPGLDDITKEPLTKRPDDTAEVFKKRLEQYTETVGPLKEHYMKQGILSTVSGKSSDIIYPKLVSLILQKFAN from the coding sequence ATGTCCGTACTAAGACCATTGAGACTTTTGATCCTTGGTGCGCCGGGATCTGGTAAAGGAACCCAGACATCTAAACTGTTGAAGGAATTTGGTAGCATCAAAGCCATTTCTTCGGGAGATCTACTTCGTAAACAGATTGACCAGCACACACCTTTGGGGTCTAAGGCATCGGAGTACATTTCAAAGGGTCAATTGCTTCCTGATTCGTTAATAAGTGGAGTTATTTGCGACGAGTTGAAGACTCGGGATTGGCTGTCTCCAGAAGCGTCTTGGTTGCTGGATGGATTTCCACGTACTGTTGGTCAGGCTTCGATTTTGGACAAGGCATTATCTGAATATGATGCAGGCTTGAACCTGGTTGTAGAGCTGGACGTTCCTCATGAAGTCATTTTGGAACGTATCGAAAACCGCTACGTTCACATTCCAAGTGGTAGAGTGTACAATCTTCAGTACAACCCACCGAAGGTTCCCGGACTCGACGATATCACCAAGGAGCCATTGACAAAGAGACCAGACGACACTGCCGAagttttcaagaaaagactGGAACAGTACACTGAAACAGTTGGTCCGCTAAAAGAACACTACATGAAGCAGGGTATTCTATCTACGGTGTCAGGCAAAAGCTCTGACATTATCTACCCAAAATTGGTATCCTTGATACTACAGAAATTTGCCAATTAA